A genomic segment from Aegilops tauschii subsp. strangulata cultivar AL8/78 chromosome 1, Aet v6.0, whole genome shotgun sequence encodes:
- the LOC109752863 gene encoding homeobox-leucine zipper protein ROC5-like: MDGEWTQYNSVVNNDLDPFMTSEHSHLLQHDHGDETYGLLGATANVGMIDNTNVVAGNQGNNNVETYSEQRMETRRTNYHRLRREQIQQLEAVFREIPYPDEKLRKSLSERLGMSAQQVKFWFQNHRSNSKGKTQRRETTTLQLENQMLKSDRQAILSAMENSTCLKCKGAVVQTQDTTERQRLFKENMKLKEELRLAATHLKEGLQQNGMWPRLTRN; the protein is encoded by the exons ATGGACGGGGAGTGGACGCAATACAACAGTGTTGTGAACAATGATCTTGACCCGTTCATGACAAGTGAACATAGCCACCTATTGCAGCACGACCATGGTGATGAGACATATGGTCTACTTGGAGCCACTGCCAACGTGGGAATGATTGATAATACCAACGTTGTTGCTGGAAACCAAGGAAACAACAACGTAGAAACCTACAGTGAGCAGAGGATGGAGACAAGGCGTACCAACTATCACCGTCTCCGCAGAGAACAGATCCAACAACTTGAAGC TGTCTTCCGGGAAATCCCTTATCCTGATGAGAAACTCCGGAAGAGCCTTAGTGAGAGGCTTGGCATGAGTGCCCAACAGGTCAAGTTCTGGTTCCAAAACCATCGCAGCAACAGTAAG GGCAAGACGCAAAGGCGGGAGACCACCACTCTTCAGTTAGAGAACCAGATGCTAAAATCTGACAGGCAAGCCATCTTGTCGGCTATGGAAAATAGCACTTGCCTCAAATGCAAAGGGGCGGTGGTTCAAACTCAGGACACCACAGAGCGCCAACGCTTGTTCAAGGAGAATATGAAGCTCAAGGAGGAACTTAGGCTTGCCGCCACCCATCTTAAAGAGGGTCTCCAACAAAATGGAATGTGGCCCCGATTGACCCGCAACTAA